A genomic region of Canis aureus isolate CA01 chromosome 16, VMU_Caureus_v.1.0, whole genome shotgun sequence contains the following coding sequences:
- the LOC144285728 gene encoding globoside alpha-1,3-N-acetylgalactosaminyltransferase 1 isoform X1, with protein MRCRRLALGLGFSLLSGIALWSLWMYMETWLPFSYVPYYLPCPEIFNMKLQYKGEKPFQPVTRSPHPQPKLLEQRPTELLTLTPWLAPIVSEGTFNPELLQHIYQPLNLTIGLTVFAVGKYTRFVQHFLESAEQFFMQGYQVYYYIFTNDPAAIPRVPLGPGRLLSIIPIQRHSRWEEISTRRMETISRHIAQRAHREVDYLFCVDVDMVFRNPWGPETLGDLVAAIHPGYYAVPRQQFPYERRHISTAFVAENEGDFYYGGAVFGGRVAKVYEFTTGCHMAILADKANGIMAAWQEESHLNRRFISHKPSKVLSPEYLWDDRKPQPPSLKLIRFSTLDKATSWLRS; from the exons ATGCGCTGCCGCAGACTGGCCCTGGGCCTCGGATTCAGCCTGCTGTCGGGCATTGCCCTCTGGTCCCTGTG GATGTATATGGAGACCTGGCTGCCCTTCTCCTATGTCCCCTATTATCTCCCCTGCCCAGAGATCTT CAACATGAAACTGCAGTATAAGGGGGAGAAGCCATTCCAGCCCGTGACACG GTCACCGCACCCTCAGCCCAAGCTCCTAGAGCAGAG GCCTACTGAGCTGCTGACGCTCACACCCTGGTTGGCGCCCATTGTCTCCGAGGGAACATTCAACCCTGAGCTTCTGCAGCACATCTACCAGCCGCTGAACCTGACCATCGGGCTCACAGTGTTTGCCGTGGGGAA GTATACCCGCTTCGTCCAGCACTTCCTGGAGTCGGCTGAGCAGTTCTTCATGCAGGGTTACCAGGTGTACTACTATATCTTCACTAATGACCCTGCAGCCATTCCTCGGGTCCCGCTGGGCCCTGGCCGCCTCCTCAGCATCATCCCCATCCAGAGGCACTCCCGCTGGGAGGAGATTTCCACGCGCCGGATGGAGACCATCAGCCGGCATATTGCCCAGAGGGCACACCGCGAGGTGGATTACCTCTTCTGTGTCGACGTGGACATGGTGTTCCGGAACCCATGGGGCCCCGAGACCTTGGGGGACCTAGTGGCTGCAATTCACCCAGGCTACTATGCTGTACCCCGCCAGCAGTTCCCCTACGAGCGCAGGCATATTTCCACAGCCTTTGTGGCAGAGAACGAGGGGGACTTCTATTATGGTGGGGCGGTCTTTGGGGGGCGGGTGGCCAAGGTGTACGAGTTTACCACAGGCTGCCACATGGCCATCCTGGCAGACAAGGCCAATGGCATCATGGCAGCCTGGCAGGAGGAGAGTCACCTGAACCGTCGCTTCATCTCGCACAAGCCCTCCAAAGTGCTGTCCCCTGAGTACCTCTGGGATGACAGGAAGCCCCAGCCACCTAGCCTGAAGTTGATCCGCTTTTCTACACTGGACAAGGCCACCAGCTGGCTGAGGAGCTGA
- the LOC144285728 gene encoding globoside alpha-1,3-N-acetylgalactosaminyltransferase 1 isoform X2, translating into MRCRRLALGLGFSLLSGIALWSLCNMKLQYKGEKPFQPVTRSPHPQPKLLEQRPTELLTLTPWLAPIVSEGTFNPELLQHIYQPLNLTIGLTVFAVGKYTRFVQHFLESAEQFFMQGYQVYYYIFTNDPAAIPRVPLGPGRLLSIIPIQRHSRWEEISTRRMETISRHIAQRAHREVDYLFCVDVDMVFRNPWGPETLGDLVAAIHPGYYAVPRQQFPYERRHISTAFVAENEGDFYYGGAVFGGRVAKVYEFTTGCHMAILADKANGIMAAWQEESHLNRRFISHKPSKVLSPEYLWDDRKPQPPSLKLIRFSTLDKATSWLRS; encoded by the exons ATGCGCTGCCGCAGACTGGCCCTGGGCCTCGGATTCAGCCTGCTGTCGGGCATTGCCCTCTGGTCCCTGTG CAACATGAAACTGCAGTATAAGGGGGAGAAGCCATTCCAGCCCGTGACACG GTCACCGCACCCTCAGCCCAAGCTCCTAGAGCAGAG GCCTACTGAGCTGCTGACGCTCACACCCTGGTTGGCGCCCATTGTCTCCGAGGGAACATTCAACCCTGAGCTTCTGCAGCACATCTACCAGCCGCTGAACCTGACCATCGGGCTCACAGTGTTTGCCGTGGGGAA GTATACCCGCTTCGTCCAGCACTTCCTGGAGTCGGCTGAGCAGTTCTTCATGCAGGGTTACCAGGTGTACTACTATATCTTCACTAATGACCCTGCAGCCATTCCTCGGGTCCCGCTGGGCCCTGGCCGCCTCCTCAGCATCATCCCCATCCAGAGGCACTCCCGCTGGGAGGAGATTTCCACGCGCCGGATGGAGACCATCAGCCGGCATATTGCCCAGAGGGCACACCGCGAGGTGGATTACCTCTTCTGTGTCGACGTGGACATGGTGTTCCGGAACCCATGGGGCCCCGAGACCTTGGGGGACCTAGTGGCTGCAATTCACCCAGGCTACTATGCTGTACCCCGCCAGCAGTTCCCCTACGAGCGCAGGCATATTTCCACAGCCTTTGTGGCAGAGAACGAGGGGGACTTCTATTATGGTGGGGCGGTCTTTGGGGGGCGGGTGGCCAAGGTGTACGAGTTTACCACAGGCTGCCACATGGCCATCCTGGCAGACAAGGCCAATGGCATCATGGCAGCCTGGCAGGAGGAGAGTCACCTGAACCGTCGCTTCATCTCGCACAAGCCCTCCAAAGTGCTGTCCCCTGAGTACCTCTGGGATGACAGGAAGCCCCAGCCACCTAGCCTGAAGTTGATCCGCTTTTCTACACTGGACAAGGCCACCAGCTGGCTGAGGAGCTGA
- the LOC144285728 gene encoding globoside alpha-1,3-N-acetylgalactosaminyltransferase 1 isoform X3, with protein MKLQYKGEKPFQPVTRSPHPQPKLLEQRPTELLTLTPWLAPIVSEGTFNPELLQHIYQPLNLTIGLTVFAVGKYTRFVQHFLESAEQFFMQGYQVYYYIFTNDPAAIPRVPLGPGRLLSIIPIQRHSRWEEISTRRMETISRHIAQRAHREVDYLFCVDVDMVFRNPWGPETLGDLVAAIHPGYYAVPRQQFPYERRHISTAFVAENEGDFYYGGAVFGGRVAKVYEFTTGCHMAILADKANGIMAAWQEESHLNRRFISHKPSKVLSPEYLWDDRKPQPPSLKLIRFSTLDKATSWLRS; from the exons ATGAAACTGCAGTATAAGGGGGAGAAGCCATTCCAGCCCGTGACACG GTCACCGCACCCTCAGCCCAAGCTCCTAGAGCAGAG GCCTACTGAGCTGCTGACGCTCACACCCTGGTTGGCGCCCATTGTCTCCGAGGGAACATTCAACCCTGAGCTTCTGCAGCACATCTACCAGCCGCTGAACCTGACCATCGGGCTCACAGTGTTTGCCGTGGGGAA GTATACCCGCTTCGTCCAGCACTTCCTGGAGTCGGCTGAGCAGTTCTTCATGCAGGGTTACCAGGTGTACTACTATATCTTCACTAATGACCCTGCAGCCATTCCTCGGGTCCCGCTGGGCCCTGGCCGCCTCCTCAGCATCATCCCCATCCAGAGGCACTCCCGCTGGGAGGAGATTTCCACGCGCCGGATGGAGACCATCAGCCGGCATATTGCCCAGAGGGCACACCGCGAGGTGGATTACCTCTTCTGTGTCGACGTGGACATGGTGTTCCGGAACCCATGGGGCCCCGAGACCTTGGGGGACCTAGTGGCTGCAATTCACCCAGGCTACTATGCTGTACCCCGCCAGCAGTTCCCCTACGAGCGCAGGCATATTTCCACAGCCTTTGTGGCAGAGAACGAGGGGGACTTCTATTATGGTGGGGCGGTCTTTGGGGGGCGGGTGGCCAAGGTGTACGAGTTTACCACAGGCTGCCACATGGCCATCCTGGCAGACAAGGCCAATGGCATCATGGCAGCCTGGCAGGAGGAGAGTCACCTGAACCGTCGCTTCATCTCGCACAAGCCCTCCAAAGTGCTGTCCCCTGAGTACCTCTGGGATGACAGGAAGCCCCAGCCACCTAGCCTGAAGTTGATCCGCTTTTCTACACTGGACAAGGCCACCAGCTGGCTGAGGAGCTGA